The window ATGCTTGAGGCTCAGAAACTCCCAGGCAAAATGCAGCAGCCACAGCTGCGTCAATTGCATTTCCCCCTTTCTCAAGCATCTGAACTCCAGCATCGGTAGCTGGGCCAGATGCAGTAGATACCATTCCATATGGGCTGCTGGCTGTTTTGTCTTTTTCTATCATTATGCACTTAAGCCTCCTTAAATTCATCCTGATTTAATGGTTTTTTTGATAAAAGTCCTAATATAATTCTATTCTTTGTCTAGAAAACGGACTTTGTAAAGCTTTGCAGCTGACTTACGGCGATTAAAGCTTCTTTTAATGCCAAGTATTGCATTTTACTGAGCCTACTGGTTCTTATTAAATCGTCAGGCTCCTTTCCTTCCTTTAGCTTATCCAGGTTGCTCTTCAACCTAAAAACTACCAGAGATTGATATGCAGCCTCAATATATTCAGCATCCTCCCTTGGAAGCACGCCTTTTTTCATAAGCTGCTGAAGTCTTTTTAAAGTCGAAGTTTCGGCTATACCTTCTTTTAAGGATAATATTCTAATACATCTAACCACATGCATGCACGCCTGGGTTCTTAAGTTTATTTCAAAATCATGTGTATTGTGTACATCCTGTGAAATTAATACCCTTTTAAATAGCTTTGTAGGAATTTCACTGTTAACTTCCTCTTGTAACATAAGCTGGAGCATTTCCGGCTTTGAAAGTGCTGACATTGCCAGCATTTTTAACTTATCAGCTAGTTTTTTTCTTCCATAAACAGGTCTAAAATCAAGAAAATTGGTTATTAACGTCACTTCACCAGAATTTAAATCATGGGCCCACTTATTTACAATTTGTTCCCAGCCATCCAGGCTGTTGCACCACCTGGCATCATGGGCAGCTATGTCACCCTTGAATTTTGCGTTGCCGCTTTTCTCGATACCCTGTACTACCTTGCCAGCAAGCCTCAAAAAGTAATCCTTGACAAACCCATTTTTTTCAGAGGATATGTTGTCAAATATGACTGCATTGTTCTGATCCATGGTCAGGAGCTGCTCCTTACGTCCACCACTGCCTAAAGTAAGCCAGCAGTAATCAGCTGGAGGATACCCTAACCCTTCCTTAAACATCTCCTGCTCACATAATTCTATAATTTTTCTCGTAATCCTGTCTTTGTACTCTGTTATTAATTCACATATTTCCACTGGGGGGGCTTTTTCTGATACTAAGGCCTTTAGAACATTATCCACCTGGGGTTTTAAAGCCCTTAAGCCCTCAAGACTATTTTGGCTTTCAATTTCATCTATAATACTGAAGGCTCCCATGCTCCTGAATCTAACCATATCCCCCATTGATACAATTCCCTTTAATTCATCATTTTCTGTGATAAGCACATGCTTGCATTTGTTCTTGGTCATTGCTAAAAGACCCTGATGAAAGGAAGCCTCTGGTGAAAGCTCAATGGGATGGGCATCCATTACCTCCTTGGCAGTTGGCCAGCTTGCAGGTGGCATGCATGCAGTAAGACATTTTCCAACCAGATCCTTCTCAGAAATAATCCCCAAATATCGATCATCATTATCCAGCACCACTATAGAGCTAATATTCTTGTTTTTCATTGTCTCAGCAATCTTCTGCACCTTTTCATTTTCATAGCAGGTAGCCACAGGAGTGCTCATCATCTCCTTCAGAGAATGTCTGAACAGATTTGTTTCTAATCCGGAAACTTCATAGGTCTGATTCATGACAAGCTCCTGATATACTGAGCGCATCCTTTCTGAAAGAATATGGCTAAAATGCTTGGCAAAGCACGGATGCTTTACGCATAAATCTTCAAAGGTTTCCTTATCCAATGAAAAGCAGTGTAAATCCTCGACTGCTTTTACAGAAGCCGGATATGTATTGCCGCTTAAAAAAACAGTTTCTCCAAAGAAATCTCCGGGTTTCCTATAGGATACCCCAATATCCTGGTTTTCCATAGAGACAATAACCTCGGCCAATCCTTTAAAAACAATATATAGTGTATTGTGTGAGGGCTCTCCCTTCTTAAAAATAAAGCTGTGCTGGGGATATTTCTTCAATTCTAACCGCGAGCATATCTGAATTAGGGTAACCTTGGGCAAAGAAATAAAGGGTCGCGTATTTTGCAGGAAAGATATACACTCCATAAAACAACCTCCTCCATAGTGTAAATTTTCTGAAAATTATTCTTGATATATATTATTCTATTTCCCAGCCAGGTTTTCCTTCACGTGATAATCCTTTTTATGTAAAACCCTTAAAAAACATTTATAACGACATTTAGATTCCTTATATATGCAGGCACCTAATTCATTGAACATAAAGCAGGAGTTACAATTATACTGTAGAATGGTTACATAAGATTGAAAGTTATATTATATTTCAAAAGGGGGAAACTTCTTGAGATTAAAGGATAAGACAGCTATTATCACAGGTGGTGGCGGAGGTATTGGATGGTCTGCCGGCTTATTATTTCAACAGGAGGGTGCAAAGGTAGTTTTAGGAGATATTAATGATTTGTCTGAAGAAAATAAGGATTTTATTAAAGGTAAGGATAATATTCTCTTTGTTAAGTCTGATGTATCTACAGAAGCCGGAGCCAAAGAAATAGTACAAAGGACAATTGAGAGTTTTGGCAGGGTGGATATACTTATTAATAATGCTGGGATAAATCCATCTGGGACTGTTGTAGATACACCCCTGAAACTATATGAAAAAATTATCAATGTTAATTTAACCAGTGCTTTTTTGTGCAGCAAATATGCAATACCATATATGCTGGAGCAAAAGTGCGGTTCAATTGTCAATATCTCATCCATAAATGGTATCCGGGGTAATGTTAATTTAGCGGCCTACTGTGCAAGCAAGGGCGGTATGGTCTCCTTAACCCATGCAATGGCCATGGATTACGCAGATAAAGGTATCAGGGTTAATTGCATCTGTCCGGGCAGCATAAAAACAAAAATGCTTGAGGATGTGTTTAAAAAAGCAGGAGACAAAATGATAGATGCCCTCCTTGCTAAAAGCCCCATGGGACGATTTGGAGAAGCTCTTGAAGTAGCTTATGCAGCATTATTTCTAGCCAGTGATGAAGCATCCTTTATAACTGGTATTGCCATGCCGGTTGATGGTGGTAGGAGTATAAGATAGGAGTAAAGTTTAAAGTTAAGTTTAAAGTTAAGTTAAAGTAAAAAGTAAAATGTATCAATAATACATAGAGGAGGTCTCCTATGACACAGATTGGTTTTATCGGTTTGGGAATGATGGGCAAAGAGATGACTAGGTGTTGGAAGAAAAGGCTGGTGTAATGGTAAAAAGAAAGTAAAAAACTCTTGTTAGGGGGCACATCTTCCTTTGTGGTCATGCTTTATAATGGAGATATGGCCCCTAACTTATGAATTGCTCCTGCGGTATAGCTATATAGGCTGCAGCTATATAGACGGGAGTGTGAATTCCTTTACCAGGTTGGGAGGTTCTCCCCCAGTGCATGCAATTACCAGGTTTTTTGCAGCAAGGGCAGCCATTGCATGATGGGTTTTTGCCGTTGCAGAACCAATATGGGGAACTGTTACCACGTTTTTCATTTTAAGTAGGGGGTTATTGGGATCTACCGGCTCTTGTTCAAACACATCCAGGCCTGCTGCATAAATTTTTCCTTCCTGTAAAGCCTTGATAAGTGCTTTTTCATTAACAGTCTTTCCTCGGGACACATTAACAAAAACAGCCGTTTCTTTCATCAAGGAAAATTCCCTTTCACCCATTAAATATTTAGTCTCAGGGGTCAGGGGTGTCAGCAGCACTACAAAATCAGATTCCTTAAGGAGCTGGTCCAAGGGCCTATATTCTACCCCAAGCCTGGCCTCCACATCAGGTTTTTGGGAACGGTTATTATAAACAACACTCATATTAAAACCAAGCTTGCCCCGTCTTGCAACTGCTTCGCCAATTCTACCCATTCCTATAATTCCAAGGACAGCTCCATGGACATCATAGCCGTAAAATCGTTCCTCTGGCCCCTTTACCCAATGGCCATCCTTAACATATCTATCAAGCTCCACAATCCGTCTTGACGCTGCCAGCATTAGTGCAAAAGTTGTATCTGCTACAGTTTCATCAAGGACAGATGGTGTATTTGTTCCTATTATTCCCTTTTCTTTCATGAGTTCAATATCAAAATTGTCATACCCTACTGCATCATTGCTTATAACCTTTAGATTGGGGACAAGGTCAAGGAGCTCCCTGTCTATCTTATGATACTTAAGCATCAACCCCTCAATATCACTATTCTCAGCTAGTGCTTTCAGCAAATCCTCGCGGGAAATAGGGTGTTTGCCTTCCCATTTAAAATATTGGCAGTGCTCTCCTATGTATCTCTCAACTTCAATTGGAATAGGTGTTGCTATGAATACTTTAGGTTTCATTTTGTTCCTCCTTATCAATGTATTGGGGATTCAACCAAAACAAGACAGAGGAACCGTCCCCTTGTCTTGTTTATCATTGTAAATAGTCTGGTGCAGTACCCTTGAAAACTCTTCTATCTTGTAGGGTTTAGCTATAATGCCTTTAAAACCATATTGTCTATAATTGGCCATAACCGGATCATTTGAATATCCACTGGAAACTATCACCTTTGCAGTACTATCAATGGTAAGCAGATGTTTAACTGCATTCTTTCCACCCATTCCCCCGGGAATGGTTAAATCCATTATGACAGCATCAAAGGGATTGCCAGTATCCTTGGCAAAGAGATATTTTTCAACTACTTCTTCGCCACATAAAGCAAATTCATGTTCATAGCCAAGGGTAGACAGCATTTCACCAGCAAGAGTTCTTATTCCCTCTTCGTCATCCATAAACAATATCCTTCCGCTGCCATAAATAACTGCTTCATCATCCCTATTAAAGGCACTATCCCTTGAAATGGGAAGATAAATATAAAAACTGCTGCCCCTGCCTTCCTCAGATTCTACTTTGATAAATCCATCATGCTTTTTAATTATTGAGTAGGAAGTAGCCAAACCCAGGCCTGTACCTCCAGTCTTGGTGGTGAAGAAGGGGTCAAAGACTTTATGCAGGTCACCCCTGGAAATACCAATACCTTCATCTTTAATAGATATTTTAACATATTTTCCATCCCCAAGGGGTATGAAATGGCTTCTCTTCTCGTTTTTCATATTAATATTTTCAGCCGTTACCCACAGGTTTCCTTCCTCTGGCATGGCCTGTACAGCATTGATAATAATGTTACTTATAACCTGGCTGAACTGCCCCTCATCAATCTTTACAGGATATAAGTTTTGGTCCAGGGAAAGCTTGCAGCTGACATTTGAGCCACTTAAAGCCATATTTACATTGTCCTTTAACAAGTTTTTAATGCATAAGGTTTTCTTTAATGGTGCTCCACCCTTGGCAAATACAAATAGCTGCTTTGTCAAGTCCTTTGCCTGGAGCGTAACCTTCTCAATGCTGTCAAGCTTTTCATATATCTTATTTATGTCCTTATACTTTTTTGCAAGGGTCACGTTTCCAAGCATAATGGTTAAAAGATTATTATAGTCATGGGCAATACCTCCAGCCAACAGACCTATTGCTTCCAGCTTGTCTGCTTTAATAAGCTCACTTTCCATGAGCTTGCGCTCTGTAATATTTTGTACCACCCTCATTATGGTATATACCTTTTCTTTGCTGTGAAAAGGTACTACTGTATTGAGAAACGTCTGGTCATTTAATGTAATTTCAAAGGACGACTGGTTTCCATTAAAGGCAGCCTGTAGGTGGGGTTCCATTTCCTTGCACTTTTCCTGGGGTAAAGTCTCGTATATTGTTTTTCCCAGGTGCTCTTTACAAATAGCCGCTTTTTCCATACCCATACCCTCGATCATTAGATATCGATAGTTTTCATCATGAATAATTATAAAACCGTCAGGAAAATTGCTGGCTATAAGTCGAAATCTCTTTTCACTTTCCCTTAGGTCATCCTCTGCCTTTTTCCTTTCAGCAATGTCTCTCACAATAGCCATTAGATTTCCATTGGATAGTTTTTTTG of the Desulfitibacter alkalitolerans DSM 16504 genome contains:
- a CDS encoding DUF294 nucleotidyltransferase-like domain-containing protein, producing MECISFLQNTRPFISLPKVTLIQICSRLELKKYPQHSFIFKKGEPSHNTLYIVFKGLAEVIVSMENQDIGVSYRKPGDFFGETVFLSGNTYPASVKAVEDLHCFSLDKETFEDLCVKHPCFAKHFSHILSERMRSVYQELVMNQTYEVSGLETNLFRHSLKEMMSTPVATCYENEKVQKIAETMKNKNISSIVVLDNDDRYLGIISEKDLVGKCLTACMPPASWPTAKEVMDAHPIELSPEASFHQGLLAMTKNKCKHVLITENDELKGIVSMGDMVRFRSMGAFSIIDEIESQNSLEGLRALKPQVDNVLKALVSEKAPPVEICELITEYKDRITRKIIELCEQEMFKEGLGYPPADYCWLTLGSGGRKEQLLTMDQNNAVIFDNISSEKNGFVKDYFLRLAGKVVQGIEKSGNAKFKGDIAAHDARWCNSLDGWEQIVNKWAHDLNSGEVTLITNFLDFRPVYGRKKLADKLKMLAMSALSKPEMLQLMLQEEVNSEIPTKLFKRVLISQDVHNTHDFEINLRTQACMHVVRCIRILSLKEGIAETSTLKRLQQLMKKGVLPREDAEYIEAAYQSLVVFRLKSNLDKLKEGKEPDDLIRTSRLSKMQYLALKEALIAVSQLQSFTKSVF
- a CDS encoding 2-hydroxyacid dehydrogenase → MKPKVFIATPIPIEVERYIGEHCQYFKWEGKHPISREDLLKALAENSDIEGLMLKYHKIDRELLDLVPNLKVISNDAVGYDNFDIELMKEKGIIGTNTPSVLDETVADTTFALMLAASRRIVELDRYVKDGHWVKGPEERFYGYDVHGAVLGIIGMGRIGEAVARRGKLGFNMSVVYNNRSQKPDVEARLGVEYRPLDQLLKESDFVVLLTPLTPETKYLMGEREFSLMKETAVFVNVSRGKTVNEKALIKALQEGKIYAAGLDVFEQEPVDPNNPLLKMKNVVTVPHIGSATAKTHHAMAALAAKNLVIACTGGEPPNLVKEFTLPSI
- a CDS encoding SDR family NAD(P)-dependent oxidoreductase — its product is MRLKDKTAIITGGGGGIGWSAGLLFQQEGAKVVLGDINDLSEENKDFIKGKDNILFVKSDVSTEAGAKEIVQRTIESFGRVDILINNAGINPSGTVVDTPLKLYEKIINVNLTSAFLCSKYAIPYMLEQKCGSIVNISSINGIRGNVNLAAYCASKGGMVSLTHAMAMDYADKGIRVNCICPGSIKTKMLEDVFKKAGDKMIDALLAKSPMGRFGEALEVAYAALFLASDEASFITGIAMPVDGGRSIR
- a CDS encoding PAS domain S-box protein; this encodes MRIRKRIYLTLGVIFISLTAIITTNINHHIVENLIFFQFFMGMVTVFLVVFFLERSILSRLIQLSREIKAIGESYDLAKRLRFAHMDNEFGVVAREINNMLQNIQDSHSMIRASEEKYRTLIEQAIDGIFIVDEKGNYLEVNSSGCELVGYTKTELIQMNVIDLIPEENKKTEINDFKRLVEGHSLFKELCILRKDGTLVPVELSAKKLSNGNLMAIVRDIAERKKAEDDLRESEKRFRLIASNFPDGFIIIHDENYRYLMIEGMGMEKAAICKEHLGKTIYETLPQEKCKEMEPHLQAAFNGNQSSFEITLNDQTFLNTVVPFHSKEKVYTIMRVVQNITERKLMESELIKADKLEAIGLLAGGIAHDYNNLLTIMLGNVTLAKKYKDINKIYEKLDSIEKVTLQAKDLTKQLFVFAKGGAPLKKTLCIKNLLKDNVNMALSGSNVSCKLSLDQNLYPVKIDEGQFSQVISNIIINAVQAMPEEGNLWVTAENINMKNEKRSHFIPLGDGKYVKISIKDEGIGISRGDLHKVFDPFFTTKTGGTGLGLATSYSIIKKHDGFIKVESEEGRGSSFYIYLPISRDSAFNRDDEAVIYGSGRILFMDDEEGIRTLAGEMLSTLGYEHEFALCGEEVVEKYLFAKDTGNPFDAVIMDLTIPGGMGGKNAVKHLLTIDSTAKVIVSSGYSNDPVMANYRQYGFKGIIAKPYKIEEFSRVLHQTIYNDKQDKGTVPLSCFG